Within Planococcus citri chromosome 2, ihPlaCitr1.1, whole genome shotgun sequence, the genomic segment AACTCGAATCAGGACCAGGTAACTGAGAGAAAGAGAATGAGGTATGCATCGATAACCATTTCGAATTGAATGATCAACGTTGCcttatttttagtgatttttgacCCTGGTTGTTTGTACGGTCATCATGAATTGGAACTCTCCCAGACTACCCTGTTTGGAGGTTTTACTCGAAGTTTTTATGACGCTTATCACGAACGTATTCCTAAAGTCATTGGTTACCAAGCTCGAGAACAGTTGTATCAATTATTTCACTTATTAAACCACTGGTAGGTTGAGCTGTGAGCTATACtatataaattcaaaatcatcaattcCTAATGAATCAATTTGCAGGCATCATTTCGGAGGCGGATACAAAGACCAGAGTTTAAACACGATGAGAACTTTAATCAAGACGAAATTTCCATTAGAAAAATCCCTCTGAGACCGCGAAATAAATAAACACGAATGAATAAGGTGCGAgtaaaatattacgaaatttgtgtacttttataaatataaatataattatTCATAACGAAAGCACTCGTAAAAGTACCGAATTCAAGAGCGATTTCTTCTTTACATAGTAACACATCAGCTAAGCTTTATGAATAAGTTTTCGACTAACATTTATTCTTCGGCGTAAACTCCTTTGGGCAAAGGATTGCCTTCTTTGTCGGTGACATAACCGTTCTTGGTGAAATTGTAGTACGGATGGAAGAAAGCGGATCTTTCTCCATCACCCCATGGGTAAGGCTGCAACACAAATCAATCGCTTGAAAAATGACgttaattataattaaatgaAATCAGAAAGAAGGAAAACTTACCCTTTGTTGAGAGTTCAAGAAATCGTGTTTGGGCCATGGGGGACGTGATTTGTGTACGAACAAGTGTTGGTATTCTTCGTACCACATATACGCACTTCCGATCGGTATAGCGATAAAAGTTAAGAAATAAGACAAAGGAATCAACGGTTTAATATGTTTCTCGGCtgtaaaagtgaaaatttaatcaagatTAGTATCAATAGAGACTTACAAAGTGAGCCAATTGAAGTTTCGAAAACTTACAGACGAAGTCATCCATAGGTTTAATAGGATCCAAGGGAAGATCGCGTAAGGTTTTAGACGTATGGAATTTACGCGTTAATTGCCTAAAAGGCgacattttcacaatttgattcatttttctaaGTGAATATTCCTCCAATATCACTTCGATCTCGAAATTTCATGAAGGGCAAAATTCAAGTCATCaaatttcacagttcaaaatgTGCAGAATAGACGAAGAAATGATAAGGAAAAAATCTCGTGATCTGATTGGCTGATGATGACTTACGTCATACAAATTCAGATCCGATCAAAAATTAGGAGGATTTTGATTGGCTGTTAATTGTCCAATAATGGCCGATTGATTCTGTGAAACTCGAATTGATAAGAAACttgtgaaatttaaatttttcgtgtatttttcgcAGGAAGatcgatgaattttgaataattattaatttttaccgATTAATTATTCATGGGGAATAAGTTTTGCGCGTTGAATCCGAGAAATTGTAATTACTCGATCACATTCAAAGATACGAACGAAAACTTGACGTTCTACGTGAGTATTCTTGACGTTTACTGTGGTGTTCATATTACGAAGTATTTCTGAGTAAAAGTGTTCATTTATCGATTATATTTTGTTTCTTGATTACAGTTGACTTATTTTCAATCGTTTACGGAAAGTATATTCACATCGTTTTATAATTTTCCATTGATCGAAGTTCAACCGCCAGAATTCATCAAGTGGGGCAAAACACCCAAGTCCAAGTAGGTGTAAAACATCTTCGTTCTATAATTGAACACCTACATATAATTCTACGTTTAATGGTTTTAACCCATCATTACTTTTTAGGAAATCATTCCCACCGAAGGATTTTTCCGAATCTAAGACTGTTTACCCGGTTCCACTCGTCGAGTCCATTTTTCAGCCGGAATTTAAGAATCAGAAACAAACCAGTGTGCCAAAGTTCGAGGTATTTTTCAGATATCTTTCTGTAATCTTAATCTTACAAGGAATAGAATTTCTGAGAAGTTTCGATTTTTCTAGACCGTTGAACTGATAGCGAAAGGAGCTTTCGGTAAAGTATATAAAGTGAAAGATGTGAATTCCCAAAATACCTAcgcgatgaaaattttacaaaagtcgCAGGTtagatttttagtatttttcagTTGTCATCTGGTATTTATTCTGATGGTACTAACGATGAATTATATTACTTTGCTCAGATTATCGAAGAAAATGCTGTAGATCAAGTTAAAGATGAACTCAGTATACAGAAAATGTGCGGATATCATCAGTTCATCGTGAAATGTTTGTTTGCTTGGCAAACGCGTTCGCAGTTATTCATCGGTAGGCGATTGATTACCTAATTTAGAAAGTGTTGTTTCTTTTAATACGTATTATTGAAAGctgcgtttttattttatagtAAGTGACTATAAAGTTGGCGGCGAATTATTGAATATTATCGCACGGTATGCTCCGTTATCTGaagaaattactcgtatttatgcTGCCGAGCTTGCTCTAGCTCTGGGTGAGAAACATGAGTCTTAAATTGTTCAGTTAACTGTACTTTTGTGTGTTTGTTTCTCGTTTTataatgttattattttttttattcgtcgttTAGATTTTTTACACCATGCTGGAGTCATTTACCGTGATTTAAAACCGGAAAATATCTTGTTGGATGAAAATGGTCATATTTGTTTGACTGATTTCGGATTATCGAAGTGGCTGAAGCTGGGAGCTAGAACGAATACGATTTGTGGCACTATCGACTACATAGGTTCGTTTGAGTATCTATATCGTTATttatgttggattttttttgtttcttcgaGATTTCTGCTTTATTTTATTGCTATTCAGAGTTACTAAACCGAGCCCTAAACattgagggaaattttttttaaagaagtggAACTCCATTTATTTGATtataagtttgaaatttcatcttgatACCAGATCCAGTTTCATTTCggtttttaaagtaatttttcgaTGAGTATATTTTACTGTATCTATATTTATATCACCAAGTCGTCTGCAGTTGAAATTCATTGTGatgtattttcgaaaatttgagaaacTCTGAACAATATGTATCGATTTCAAGGTTTTCGATGATATTGATTCCAATCCAAGGTTTATTTTCATCCTGAAAGATTAGATTTTCAGGCTGGAAGTGAAAAGAGGGCTCCGAATAACATGTTTAGGACGTAATCGAATATTGAATTTCGCATGATACGGATTAAGTGCAAgctttttaaattaggtacctaaaaaaaaaggcaaaacttAATATGTATCTCTAAATGCCGAAATCTGTGCATTTCTTGTGGTCCTTTGAGGAGTCAGAAAGACCCATATTTACGACTGTTTTCATACTGAAATTGTTCCTGCTCGTGATAGTggacccggggggggggggggaagggtCGTGTACTGAAACAAATACATACATTAAGAAAATTCTCGTGAACCTGGATTCGAACGTTGCACCGTCTCTAATCagcaaaatatcgaaattgttATGGTAtagatataaaaaaatgaaataattattgctCTTTTGTACCAAAAAGGAGTGGGGAGAGAATTTTGATTGGAgctaaaaataacaaataatgtcttgtgacatatcgtttgttaggtttttgagggtgctgagtccgaatatcaacttacttttttgatcTGACTCTTCCAACACCTACCAATGACACCCCAATTGGGttctaatgatgaaaaaaaataattatgtctTGTACACGtaatttttatgtcatttttgataagatttgcacgaatttaaattctaaaaaatttctctaaattttctccagttttttgtaaattttaaaatgatttccaATATCTTTGTTAGCATGTTTCAACAATGTATTGtgcaatttttactaaatttcgtcaaatgttgataaacttatgtcatttttttgtaatttttataattttaataggttttaaatatttttatgtcatttttaacatgttttaattacgttttatgcagtttttactgatttttccaatttttttctgtgattttagCGTTTGTCAAGTGTTTTTATACTCTTTTTGCACGTTTTGGTGACGCTCAtttcatttgttattttttgaaaagtttgatgaattttgtctttttttgactgtttttaaTCGTGTGTTTAAgatttttaatcatattttatacaattttgactAGTTTCTCCAACTTTGActcaaatttcatcactttttcgtaatttgaaaTGCATGTTTTAATAAACCATTTTattatataaaatcaaaaatgataaattgagTGACCTGAATCACTTTTTTCTCAAGGCTCGTACTCGGCTACTTTTAAAGTACCTTATCAAGTTGAAAAGGTTACTAAAATTAATAttcggttattttttcaatttttttttttttaatttcaaatttttcaatttttaaagtttttttttcctgttaaaaattgcaaaaggtTTCACTTTTTATCAGATTTGCCAAAATGCctcgtttcttgcaaaaattgacgtGCTCagatgaaatatgtattttaatgatCTGTacttttcttgccaaaaaaactgcttgcaaaatgcaaattttgcttttttgcaaaaagctgcgaaaatgtctcgctttttcgacaaaaattatgaaaaagcatcACTTTTTTCAGCAATGAtcccaaaaagttctgctttttgccaaaagttggaaaaattctccCTCTTTACTATAAATTGTAGGTCTCactttcttgctaaaaattacaaaaaattctgaagtgcattttttgattttttttgaatttttgaatttttgaaaatcaaaaagccaaaaatgcgaaaaaatcaaaaatttaccaaattgacctagaaagctgaaatttggtacgaaccctattttcgacctgtcaaatcgattggaaacggtttcaaaccgttttgagtagttctggagccattaacagatttttgaaacttgaaatttctacaaaatttcatcaaaaaaagttaaaaatccgaaattcacgcgtCACTCCAACTTCAACACGCTaataagtcgactgctggtgagttttaTTCACTTTGGAGCCtgtggtgactttttgaaaattcttggagcctccagcagatttttcaatgctcgaaatttccataaaattttattaagtggagttggaaagtcgatattcattctgtaaattgattcaatatgctatgaagtcgactgcatgtagatttcaattcgtttctggagcctccagcagatttttcaatgctcgaaatttctataaaattttactaaaaaccgagctgaaaatccaaaatttactctacattccaatttcaacacgcggTCAAGTCGATTCCAGGTGGAGTTAAGttattttgtagcctccagtgactttttgaaaattcttggagtctccaccagatttttgaaacttgaaatttccataaaattttatcaaatggagttagacaGCCGatatcaagtcgttttggagcatccagcgactttttggaaattactggagcctccagcaaatttttcaatgctcgaaatttccataaaattataccaaaaagagctcgaatcaaaaatttactccgTACTCCCATTTCAACACGTGGattcaagttattttgaagcctccagcaactttttgaaaattactggagcctccagcagatttttcaatgctagaaatttaaataaaattgtaccaaactgagctggaaatccaaaatttactctcgaCACGCTATTAAGGTcactgcaggtgggttcaagtcattttggagcctccagcgacttttggaacctccagtagatttttgaagcttgaaatttccataaaatttcatcaaatggagttagacaGCCGatatcaagtcgttttggagcatccaccaactttttggaaattactggagcctccagcaaatttttgaatactggaaatttccaaaaaatgttaccaaaatgAGCTGGAATCCTAAATTTACTCCGCActttaatttcaacacgctcTCAACTCAATTGTAGGTggattcaaatcattttggagcctccagcgactttttgaaaattcttggagcctccagcagatttttgatgcttgaaatttccataaactttcatcaaatggagttagatagccgatatcaagtcgttttggagaatttcgcgacttttttggaaattactggagcctccagcaaatttttcaatactggaaatttccataaaattttatcaaaatgagcTGGAATCCTAAATTTACTccgcactccaatttcaacacgctatcaagtcaattgcaggtggattcaagttattttggagcctccaccgactttttgaaaattcttggagcctccagcagatttttgaagcttgaaatttccataaaatttcatcaaatggagttagacaGCCGatatcaagtcgttttggagcatccagcgactttttagaaataagtggagcctccagcaaatttttcaatgctggaaatttccataaaattttatcaaaatgagcTGGAATCCTAAATTTACTCCGCACTCCaattcaagttattttggaacttccagcgactttttgaaaattcttggagcctatcaagtcgactgcaggtggattcaagtcattttggagcctccagtgactttttgaaaattcttggagcctccagcaaatttttgaagcttgaaatttccacaaaatttcatctaatggagttagaaagccgaaattcactctgcaaactaatttctcaagttttaaaaatttactggagactccagtaatttcctaaaagtcgctggaaactccaaaacgaattgaaatctacctgaagtcgacttcatagcgtatggaaattagtttacagaatgagtTTTTGCtcttcaacttcatttgatgaaattttgtaaaaattttgattttcaaaaatcttctggaggctccagaactactcaaaacggcttgaaactgtttccaatcgatttggcaggtcgaaaatagggtttatcccaaatttcagctttctaggtcaatttggtcaaattttgatttttttcctcatttttcggTTACGTTAAAttcgatttctaaaaattccccaaaaatcgaaaattccaatcgatttggcaggtcgaaattAGAGTTCatcctaaatttcagcattctaggtcaatttggtaaacattttgattttttccctcatttttggcttaaatttgatttctaaaaattcaccaaaaatcgaaaaatacactttagctcttgaaattttagctggtgatgaatttttgcatgctctttcgatctagctttatccagttcgaaaaatttcgtgcgagtcttacgttggaaagcaaaatcttcGACTTTGGCTGACCTTTCATTCGAAATGGGCGCCGTTTTGTTAGTAAAACCAACTTTTTTCggcaagttttcatttttcagacatGACTCCTCGGTTCTCTTctattctccaaaattttgaaaaaaaggtcgaaaaaaatATGCTGTGACGAGTTAATTTATTCTAATTTCGAGGtttcgagttccaaaattgaataaatttttgaataaatagcCCTTTATTGCATTATTTATCGAGATTAGCTAATTACACATTATTTACAATGAAttcttttatgtattttcaCAGCTCCTGAAATTCTACGAAACGAATCCTACACCCACGCCGTGGATTGGTGGTCACTGGGCATCGTACTATGTCGTCTGTTAACCAACGAGgtaagtaaatgaaaacacaaaaaacactcacctagattttaatatttttattttttaaaaagaaatcatacgaaaaaaatagaaagaaatacACATTAAACAAGACAAATAAATAAggagaattaaaataaaaattaaattaaccgCGTTATAACctaagagagagagagagaaagagaaaaaaaaagatgaaaaaaaaaaatcctaaataaaACGTAAGCAAAACAATCCTACGATATATCACACGTAAATACACTACGAAATttgatacgaaaaaaaaaagaaaaaaaactcaagagaGAACTCTTTTACAAACAAATAATAGTATTACTAATAGTGAGAAAAAAGgggtaaaataaattaaaaaaataaataaaaatcaaaatgagatTTAAGCCCTCGGTttacacactttttttttttacttatataAGCTTAAAAACAAAGTAAGCACACACCTCGCGAATTGGGGAATGTTTATAGTTAATTGTAATCCATGCCATAGAACGGAAAACTTGGAGAGAAAAACAAacacgatgaaatgaaaatcacaattaaaaattaataaataatatttaCAATAAGTTTAATTAAATTTGATGCGGAGCATTCCGTGTACTTAGATCCGGACGGAAATtggaatcgaaaattttttcaactatatAAAATGGTGTTTCCGAATATaagactacttttttttttattacggttattgagctttttttctgCTACCGATAAAGTAACGCGAAGAAAAAGTAAAGCCAACAAAATactaaggaaaaaaattcgctactgatggaataaaaattacttaaaaagaggaaaaaatattatAGTATGTCCTTCTCAACGAAGCTGAAGCGTTTTCTATACGCTTTCGAAATGCCTACGATTGTTTTCTCCTccgtccaattttttttttttttttttttttgcaagtgcCTACGACGACGGCAGCGTTGGCGTCAAAAtcgagtaaattaatcgataaaCAGAGCTCTTGAGGCGAGCTTCGTTCGTCGACCAATTTGACCAAAACTTTACAGAGACCCTGAGGTTAATGTACTCTTAATTCTGATACTTTATCGGTGTACCTGTCCTAGTTTTTTTTGGACGCCATGCGAtatgattttttggcttttggcgACCGGTTGAACGTGGAAGAAGGACTAAAATCTAGGATATTTCTGCGCGGAAGATATGACTTGATTCTGAATGGCTGATTTATTCGGGTTTTTCGGCGGTATCTTTACGAATACCTCCTTTGGTGCTGCTCTTCTTGGGCGAAGTTTCGGTGGGTTTCTTTTCATCCTTATCTTTTCCTACGGCTTCGCGTTTGATGACGTCACGTTCTGGTTGCgaggaggaggaagaagaagaagcagcAGCGGTTTCGGTAGCTTGCGAGATAGGAGCAGCCGATGGTTTAGGGGCTTCGGTGGCGGTAGCAGCGGCAGGGGCGGCTGGAGCGGCTGGAGCTGGTTCTGGGCTTTTAGcttcttctttcttttcttcgGGGACTTTGGTGGGTTCTTCGGATTTGATTTCTTCGGATTTCTTTTGTTCTACCGAAGTTTCGGATGACGAGTCGTTCTTGAGTTCTTCTTTGGATTCGGTCGAGTCGGCTTTCTCTTCGCTAGATTCAGCGATGGCTTTCTTGGGTGGTTCGGTGGGAGCAGCTGCGGTGGCCGGAGTGGTCGGTTTTTCTTCCAGTTTAGCGGTTTCAACTGGTTTTTCGGGTTTggtttcttggattttttcagatttcacgTCGTCTTTGGCATCGGTCTTGACTTCATTTTGGACTGGTTTCGGTTCGTCGACGGATACAGCGTTTACTTGGTTGTTGGATTCTTTGGGTTGTTCGGACGATCCTTGTTCGATTTTGTTG encodes:
- the levy gene encoding uncharacterized protein levy, with protein sequence MNQIVKMSPFRQLTRKFHTSKTLRDLPLDPIKPMDDFVSEKHIKPLIPLSYFLTFIAIPIGSAYMWYEEYQHLFVHKSRPPWPKHDFLNSQQRPYPWGDGERSAFFHPYYNFTKNGYVTDKEGNPLPKGVYAEE
- the S6KL gene encoding serine/threonine-protein kinase S6KL isoform X2, with amino-acid sequence MGNKFCALNPRNCNYSITFKDTNENLTFYLTYFQSFTESIFTSFYNFPLIEVQPPEFIKWGKTPKSKKSFPPKDFSESKTVYPVPLVESIFQPEFKNQKQTSVPKFETVELIAKGAFGKVYKVKDVNSQNTYAMKILQKSQIIEENAVDQVKDELSIQKMCGYHQFIVKCLFAWQTRSQLFIVSDYKVGGELLNIIARYAPLSEEITRIYAAELALALDFLHHAGVIYRDLKPENILLDENGHICLTDFGLSKWLKLGARTNTICGTIDYIAPEILRNESYTHAVDWWSLGIVLCRLLTNEMRPPRTPVQGSRTIQLLEKMFGNRIVSKNGSIPWPLRSPDLAMPVAFFYADILSKKVYLTKVHDLEDFKERICAECAAIDKTILEHVLKF
- the S6KL gene encoding serine/threonine-protein kinase S6KL isoform X4; its protein translation is MGNKFCALNPRNCNYSITFKDTNENLTFYLTYFQSFTESIFTSFYNFPLIEVQPPEFIKWGKTPKSKKSFPPKDFSESKTVYPVPLVESIFQPEFKNQKQTSVPKFETVELIAKGAFGKVYKVKDVNSQNTYAMKILQKSQIIEENAVDQVKDELSIQKMCGYHQFIVKCLFAWQTRSQLFIVSDYKVGGELLNIIARYAPLSEEITRIYAAELALALDFLHHAGVIYRDLKPENILLDENGHICLTDFGLSKWLKLGARTNTICGTIDYIAPEILRNESYTHAVDWWSLGIVLCRLLTNEVESWYYCGCSSRRHFGNLANLHHRH
- the S6KL gene encoding serine/threonine-protein kinase S6KL isoform X1; the protein is MGNKFCALNPRNCNYSITFKDTNENLTFYLTYFQSFTESIFTSFYNFPLIEVQPPEFIKWGKTPKSKKSFPPKDFSESKTVYPVPLVESIFQPEFKNQKQTSVPKFETVELIAKGAFGKVYKVKDVNSQNTYAMKILQKSQIIEENAVDQVKDELSIQKMCGYHQFIVKCLFAWQTRSQLFIVSDYKVGGELLNIIARYAPLSEEITRIYAAELALALDFLHHAGVIYRDLKPENILLDENGHICLTDFGLSKWLKLGARTNTICGTIDYIAPEILRNESYTHAVDWWSLGIVLCRLLTNEYPVRNDNSVELPSSVELSAASKDLLKRLLEYDPSKRLRALYAMKRIAFFKDFSFDDVVSRRIHPVEMLQEYEHEKHDDESLKQALFENFHHENS
- the S6KL gene encoding serine/threonine-protein kinase S6KL isoform X3 encodes the protein MGNKFCALNPRNCNYSITFKDTNENLTFYLTYFQSFTESIFTSFYNFPLIEVQPPEFIKWGKTPKSKKSFPPKDFSESKTVYPVPLVESIFQPEFKNQKQTSVPKFETVELIAKGAFGKVYKVKDVNSQNTYAMKILQKSQIIEENAVDQVKDELSIQKMCGYHQFIVKCLFAWQTRSQLFIVSDYKVGGELLNIIARYAPLSEEITRIYAAELALALDFLHHAGVIYRDLKPENILLDENGHICLTDFGLSKWLKLGARTNTICGTIDYIAPEILRNESYTHAVDWWSLGIVLCRLLTNEKNEEILLYLHGTWRMDDALHEWEYSPSSDLY